The Acetivibrio cellulolyticus CD2 genome segment GGCATTATTTATGGGAACAAGCCTGCATTTGATGGGGCAAGCTATACATTTATCCAACAATCCTTCGGTGCTTTGGCAAGTATTTCGATTTGTGCCGGTGGAGTTATGGGATTGCCCCTGGTCGTATCCGACTACAGAAGCAAACAAATTCTGAAAAGATTTAAGGTTACCCCTATAAGCCCTGTTACAATTCTGCTTGCAGAGGTTACTATATATTTCTTGTATTCCCTAATATCTTTGCTTACACTGCTTGCTGTGGCTAAGGTATTCTTCGGTTTCGAAATGCAAGGAAGCATATTGCAATTTATTCTTGGTTGGATATTGGTAATGGTTTCAATGTTTAGTATTGGCATGATGGTGGGTGGCATTGCCAAGAATTCTAAAGTCGCAAGCATTATCGCAAGCATATTATATTTTCCAATGCTGATTTTTTCGGGAGCAACACTTCCTTACGAAGTAATGCCAATAACAATGCAGAGGGTTGTGGATATTTTACCATTAACGCAAGGAATCAAAATACTGAAATCCGCAACACTGGACTTACCTATGAATAATGTTCTATTGCCGATTGTCGTAATGGCGGCAATTGCGTTCATTTGTTCTTTTGTAGCAATTAGATTTTTCAGGTGGGAATAAGGTTTGCTTTCAAGGAACAATAGATTACAGTAGATTATGCCGCCACTAGATATGTAAATTATCTTGACAACTATATTACTCAGATATAGAATTATGG includes the following:
- a CDS encoding ABC transporter permease encodes the protein MKAYKTILKTELKLSLRGMDMLIFAVIMPVIVLIIFGIIYGNKPAFDGASYTFIQQSFGALASISICAGGVMGLPLVVSDYRSKQILKRFKVTPISPVTILLAEVTIYFLYSLISLLTLLAVAKVFFGFEMQGSILQFILGWILVMVSMFSIGMMVGGIAKNSKVASIIASILYFPMLIFSGATLPYEVMPITMQRVVDILPLTQGIKILKSATLDLPMNNVLLPIVVMAAIAFICSFVAIRFFRWE